The Candidatus Endomicrobium procryptotermitis genome has a window encoding:
- the rpsO gene encoding 30S ribosomal protein S15, protein MAFEKKAVVEQFKTHATDTGSPEVQVALLTSRIKYLSDHFKKYPKDFASRVGFLKMIGQRRRLLDYIKKHDKGSYTTLIKQLDLRK, encoded by the coding sequence ATGGCATTTGAAAAAAAAGCGGTTGTTGAACAGTTTAAAACTCATGCAACAGATACGGGTTCTCCAGAAGTTCAGGTTGCACTTCTTACGTCAAGAATCAAATATCTTTCTGACCATTTTAAAAAATATCCAAAGGATTTTGCTTCAAGAGTTGGATTCCTAAAAATGATTGGGCAGAGGAGGAGACTTTTAGACTATATCAAAAAGCATGACAAAGGCAGTTATACTACCTTAATAAAACAACTCGATCTTAGAAAGTAA